From the genome of Enoplosus armatus isolate fEnoArm2 chromosome 21, fEnoArm2.hap1, whole genome shotgun sequence, one region includes:
- the foxh1 gene encoding LOW QUALITY PROTEIN: forkhead box protein H1 (The sequence of the model RefSeq protein was modified relative to this genomic sequence to represent the inferred CDS: deleted 1 base in 1 codon), which produces MSFGAIKGERSVALYIEGEYILQSQPGASSLPEVKDRLFDLPPSPLSALLPERAGRSAPQLISMTKHWPEQSLLALPTLPHLEEHHDHQLDFHRNAQQSFPPRGVARSTSSQHWPHHPAQMVPQQPSRLQKPAAPPQHLTSAAAFMDKAVPPGSSYPNPQDALFKQETTTTPDSWISELEKSSTSAGKKKNYQRYPKPPYSYLAMIAMVIQRSPEKKLTLSEILKEISTLFPFFKGNYKGWRDSVRHNLSSYDCFVKVLKDPGKPQGKGNFWAVELSRIPLELLKRQNTAVSRQDETIFAQDLAPYILQGHKPESEPSSAPVTALPTMRCRNPSPPQEDLFRPKLDSSFAIDSLLHSLRPPSASGDVDVSTRDCWGKVERPRSSPPPRPRYTLSARSASASSASPASTSSSSSDEEWKGMSLSGKRVPRDGEAGSDGYEDYRPPLHKSARRETVAPPWELPTSHAKYAPPNAVAPPSMRFNGGPLMPLHGGLPLYGYGSSPVAPGHFLSHAYWPILPSGRVSVPAPPLMMDLDNMLQSVPPNKSVFDVLVPTNQNSHSHHQPPSQYTLQNGPPLNRYPQY; this is translated from the exons ATGTCATTTGGTGCAATCAAAGGAGAACGCTCAGTAGCACTTTATATTGAAGGTGAATACATTTTGCAG AGTCAGCCTGGAGCCAGCAGTCTGCCAGAAGTTAAGGACCGACTCTttgacctccctccctcccccctctcagCGCTCCTGCCCGAACGTGCGGGCCGATCCGCC CCCCAGCTGATCAGCATGACAAAACACTGGCCGGAGCAGAGCCTCTTGGCACTACCCACTCTGCCCCACCTTGAAGAACATCACGACCATCAACTTGACTTCCACAGAAATGCGCAGCAGAGTTTTCCTCCCCGAGGTGTAGCGCGGAGCACCTCATCCCAGCATTGGCCTCACCACCCGGCTCAGATGGTCCCCCAGCAGCCGTCGCGCTTGCAGAAGCCCGCAGCGCCCCCCCAACACCTCACCAGTGCCGCGGCATTCATGGATAAAGCCGTACCACCGGGCTCATCGTACCCGAATCCCCAAGATGCGCTCTTCAAACAGGAAACCACTACTACCCCGGACTCGTGGATCAGTGAACTGGAGAAGAGTAGCACCAGCGCCGGGAAGAAAAAGAACTATCAGCGCTATCCAAAACCACCGTACTCGTACCTCGCTATGATTGCTATGGTCATCCAGAGGTCCCCAGAGAAGAAACTGACGTTATCTGAG aTCCTCAAGGAGATCAGCACTCTCTTCCCATTCTTCAAAGGAAACTACAAGGGCTGGCGGGATTCTGTGCGACACAACCTCTCCTCTTATGACTGCTTTGTGAAG GTGCTGAAGGACCCGGGAAAGCCTCAGGGCAAAGGCAACTTCTGGGCAGTGGAGTTGAGCCGCATTCCTCTGGAGCTCCTCAAGAGGCAAAACACGGCTGTGTCGCGCCAGGATGAGACCATCTTTGCCCAGGATCTGGCCCCCTACATCCTGCAGGGACACAAGCCAGAATCTGAGCCATCATCTGCCCCCGTCACTGCCCTCCCTACTATGCGCTGCAGAAACCCCTCGCCACCGCAGGAGGATTTGTTCCGACCCAAGCTGGACTCATCCTTTGCCATAGACTCTCTGCTGCACAGCCTGCGGCCACCTAGTGCCTCTGGGGATGTGGATGTGTCCACCAGGGACTGCTGGGGCAAGGTGGAGCGCCCTCGGTCTTCACCACCTCCACGACCTCGCTACACCCTCTCTGCCCGAAGTGCCTCAGCCAGCTCTGCCAGCCCGgcctccacatcctcctcctcctctgatgagGAGTGGAAAGGGATGTCCCTGTCTGGGAAGCGTGTTCCTCGTGATGGTGAAGCTGGGTCAGATGGCTATGAGGACTACAGACCACCGCTGCACAAGTCAGCCCGACGGGAGACAGTTGCACCTCCATGGGAGCTCCCTACCTCCCACGCCAAATATGCTCCCCCTAATGCTGTTGCCCCACCCAGCATGCGGTTTAACGGAGGTCCTCTAATGCCGCTGCATGGCGGACTTCCTCTTTACGGCTATGGTAGCTCTCCTGTGGCACCTGGCCACTTCTTGAGTCATGCCTATTGGCCCATCCTCCCCAGCGGACGAGTTTCTGTCCCAGCCCCTCCGCTCATGATGGACCTGGACAATATGTTGCAATCTGTGCCTCCCAATAAGAGTGTGTTTGACGTGTTAGTACCAACCAATCAGAACTCTCACTCACATCACCAACCACCCAGTCAGTACACCCTGCAGAATGGGCCTCCCCTAAACAGGTACCCTCagtactga